A single genomic interval of Polynucleobacter necessarius harbors:
- a CDS encoding sialidase family protein — translation MSHIVALCFLLLAAVIGFLHIDSRPAWAPFATPSLAPVDEVLDEAATLKTKNSSKSAVPASQFNWLPDTGAASVHAASLIALKDGAVRAFWFAGSREGAADVSIYSSVYDPQSANWSAPTAVMDRVVAEKGLSRYIAKVGNPVPSRLPDGRLQLFFVTVSIGGWAGSSVSAITSDDDGLTWSNPRRLIGSPLLNLSTLVKSPSVMFTDGSLGVPAYHEWIGRFGEFLRVDADKVIDKRRMSSGRSAIQPLVFVNDAQDASAYFRQMRSSGLPKQIPVSQTQNTGQSWQSSADLPIANPNSALTGLILRNGVRILVLNNIEAGRYRLVLLMSSSRLGKWQTVEVLEDDEALPEVQRKEFSYPYLITVDGDDAHLVYTWDRKKIRHRYFSGAWLKRALSKAQALETDASGQEAKP, via the coding sequence ATGAGTCATATCGTTGCCTTATGTTTCTTATTGCTTGCCGCAGTAATCGGTTTTTTACATATTGATAGTCGTCCAGCTTGGGCGCCATTTGCCACCCCTTCTTTAGCTCCGGTGGATGAAGTCTTGGATGAGGCCGCAACACTAAAGACTAAAAATTCATCTAAAAGCGCTGTTCCAGCCTCCCAATTTAATTGGCTTCCAGATACGGGCGCAGCCTCGGTGCATGCGGCTTCATTGATCGCCTTAAAGGATGGTGCGGTTCGGGCATTTTGGTTCGCGGGTAGTCGCGAGGGTGCGGCCGATGTTTCCATATACAGCTCCGTTTACGATCCTCAATCCGCCAATTGGAGTGCTCCGACTGCTGTGATGGATCGCGTTGTTGCCGAAAAGGGTTTATCGCGCTACATCGCTAAAGTAGGCAATCCAGTGCCCAGCAGGTTGCCTGATGGGCGATTGCAATTATTCTTTGTGACGGTTTCAATCGGCGGCTGGGCCGGCAGCTCCGTTTCCGCAATCACTTCTGATGATGATGGTTTGACATGGAGCAATCCTCGGCGCTTAATTGGTTCTCCTTTATTGAATCTCAGCACGCTCGTGAAGTCACCTAGCGTGATGTTTACTGATGGCTCACTGGGCGTTCCTGCTTATCATGAATGGATAGGGCGTTTTGGCGAGTTCTTGAGAGTAGATGCGGACAAGGTGATTGATAAGCGCCGCATGAGCTCGGGACGTAGCGCGATTCAGCCTTTAGTTTTTGTGAATGATGCTCAGGACGCCAGTGCTTATTTTCGGCAAATGCGTAGCTCTGGTCTGCCAAAGCAAATTCCCGTTAGCCAAACCCAAAACACAGGTCAAAGTTGGCAGTCATCCGCAGACTTGCCTATCGCGAATCCGAATTCCGCACTAACCGGCCTCATTCTTCGCAATGGAGTCCGCATTTTAGTTTTAAACAATATCGAAGCAGGACGATATCGGCTGGTTTTGTTAATGAGTAGCTCCAGATTGGGCAAGTGGCAAACCGTTGAAGTGCTAGAGGATGATGAGGCTTTGCCTGAAGTGCAGCGCAAAGAATTCTCATACCCTTATTTGATTACTGTAGATGGGGATGATGCGCATTTGGTATATACCTGGGATCGTAAAAAAATTCGGCACCGCTATTTCTCTGGCGCATGGTTAAAGCGGGCCCTCAGTAAAGCGCAAGCGCTTGAGACGGATGCATCTGGTCAGGAGGCTAAACCATGA
- a CDS encoding ArnT family glycosyltransferase, producing MRTLFADRSAILILLLGVFTYIYGLDSRFAPKNGDEYPYMHIVRMTADSGEWLPLQSEMEGIKNTKPPLIFWQGIASSHWAKDWTLANLRWPSVVYTGITAFLLFLAVRRFSGKTQTGILAALVWLSFFATYRYGRPFLADPPEVFWISVPFFAILYWGKSAFESKVFFPLMAGICFGIALFAKSFAYIVPTSFALGLYYWRWRQWSIPQVLIRDLYKLIMIAALALGVFALWFVLDPNPNALWKEFVLGENAGKFAARQSSYVMDWFRGGDSIWLLVLTTIANAGLFSFVLISSLMQCWRVRRFLNLEEVLLLLLIAAFLIVFSLPSQRSGRYLLPVMPAFAALIALHWDRLPLWGFRIALLLQLLVLSLLLWIGINLQHSQFMGDAGVWTYSACHWIVMGFGLLVVLLGLFRRSQTKTLALAACFLVYCALTSSLTPLEGRLGRYSAETIAQLQDKEVWIPCDYRAKDEEYRLLIPGAKLYGYLAKDAGDIDFLTTRYPLVAVHAPLGALPELCESCQIVGQRMEMRARHSNEEIVEMLSGKIGEHLFVNEYLIATPAAMPDASNVKDVCR from the coding sequence ATGCGCACCTTATTTGCTGACCGTTCTGCCATATTGATCCTGCTTTTAGGTGTATTTACCTATATTTATGGCTTGGATAGTCGATTTGCGCCCAAAAACGGTGATGAATATCCCTATATGCACATTGTGCGCATGACGGCTGATTCAGGAGAGTGGTTGCCGCTGCAATCCGAAATGGAGGGCATTAAAAATACCAAGCCACCGCTGATTTTTTGGCAGGGGATTGCCAGCTCTCACTGGGCGAAGGATTGGACTTTGGCTAATTTGCGTTGGCCGAGTGTTGTGTACACCGGCATAACAGCGTTCTTATTGTTTTTGGCGGTACGTCGCTTTAGCGGTAAAACACAAACAGGAATTTTGGCGGCATTGGTTTGGCTCTCCTTTTTTGCGACCTATCGTTACGGTCGTCCATTTTTAGCTGACCCCCCTGAAGTATTTTGGATTTCAGTGCCATTTTTTGCGATCTTGTATTGGGGTAAGAGTGCTTTTGAGTCGAAAGTCTTTTTCCCATTAATGGCGGGAATTTGTTTCGGTATCGCCTTATTTGCAAAATCATTTGCTTATATTGTTCCGACTTCATTTGCTCTGGGCTTGTACTACTGGCGTTGGCGCCAGTGGAGCATTCCACAAGTACTCATTCGGGATCTATATAAGTTAATCATGATCGCAGCACTCGCTCTAGGGGTTTTTGCCTTGTGGTTTGTCCTAGATCCCAACCCGAATGCGCTATGGAAAGAGTTTGTGCTTGGCGAGAATGCTGGTAAGTTTGCTGCGCGACAGTCCAGCTATGTCATGGATTGGTTTAGAGGGGGTGACAGCATTTGGCTGTTGGTATTGACTACGATTGCTAATGCAGGTTTATTTAGTTTCGTACTCATTTCCAGTTTGATGCAGTGTTGGCGCGTGCGACGCTTTCTCAATCTGGAAGAAGTTTTATTGCTGCTCCTGATCGCGGCATTCTTGATTGTGTTTAGTTTGCCTAGTCAACGATCGGGTCGCTACCTTTTGCCAGTGATGCCCGCATTTGCCGCATTGATTGCTTTGCATTGGGATCGCTTGCCGCTATGGGGATTTCGTATTGCCTTGCTGCTACAGCTGTTAGTGCTTTCGCTGCTGCTATGGATTGGAATCAATCTCCAGCATTCCCAGTTCATGGGTGATGCTGGGGTATGGACTTATTCCGCTTGTCATTGGATTGTGATGGGTTTTGGTTTACTCGTTGTGTTGCTTGGATTGTTTAGGCGTAGCCAAACAAAAACCCTAGCATTGGCCGCCTGCTTTCTGGTGTATTGCGCATTAACGAGTAGTCTCACTCCTCTTGAGGGGCGATTGGGGCGCTATTCCGCAGAAACGATTGCCCAGTTGCAGGATAAAGAGGTTTGGATTCCTTGTGACTATCGGGCCAAGGATGAGGAATATCGCTTGTTAATACCAGGAGCAAAATTGTATGGCTATTTGGCAAAAGACGCTGGTGATATTGATTTCTTGACGACACGCTATCCTCTAGTAGCAGTGCATGCGCCATTAGGAGCGCTGCCTGAGCTCTGTGAATCCTGTCAGATTGTTGGTCAAAGAATGGAAATGCGCGCGCGTCACTCTAATGAAGAAATTGTCGAGATGCTATCTGGAAAAATTGGTGAGCATTTATTTGTTAACGAGTATTTGATTGCTACCCCAGCTGCTATGCCGGATGCATCAAACGTGAAGGATGTTTGTAGATGA
- a CDS encoding c-type cytochrome has product MSGFGQCSGIALAQNADASNLYKRSLAATCANCHGTDGKGVVDGGIPLINSLQMLTQLKAFKTGSREGTIMPQLAKGYSDEQLETIANQLSKKQ; this is encoded by the coding sequence TTGAGTGGTTTCGGCCAATGTAGCGGCATTGCCCTCGCGCAAAACGCCGATGCAAGTAATCTATACAAACGGAGTCTTGCTGCGACCTGCGCAAATTGTCATGGAACTGATGGCAAAGGAGTGGTTGACGGTGGCATTCCTTTGATTAATAGCCTCCAGATGCTAACTCAACTTAAGGCATTCAAAACCGGTTCTCGTGAAGGGACCATCATGCCGCAACTAGCCAAAGGCTACTCTGATGAGCAACTCGAAACCATCGCCAATCAACTTAGCAAGAAACAATAA
- a CDS encoding NAD(P)/FAD-dependent oxidoreductase: protein MDRRHFIGQSAAALGLLAGFSGQARANLQKAEILVIGGGYGGATAAKYLRLFSNNTAKVTLIEPNASFVSCPLSNLVVGGSRTLADITTPYDNLSKRHGVKMIQDTVTGIDQAKKIVKLASGKTLRYDKAIVSPGVTLMMKSIEGLTQANKSGATLPAWKAGPETTALHKQLATMRDGGTFAISIPEAPYRCPPGPYERACQVANYLKQNKPKSKVLILDANQDVISKGALFKKVWAEQYPGMIEYLPKYNVTAVDGKTKTIKFEVQDDIKADVLNLLPAMSAGEIAVKTGLANSNGRWVNVNYINFESTAQKDIHVLGDSIQVAQAMPKSGHMANQYAKVAAAAIVAELSDWEVNPAPVLTNTCYSFVNDKEVIHVASVHQYNAAEKTFKPVPGSGGLSPAPSTLEGVYAWGWAHNIWADSLG, encoded by the coding sequence ATGGATCGTCGACACTTTATTGGTCAAAGCGCTGCTGCGCTTGGCTTGCTCGCAGGCTTCTCTGGTCAAGCCCGCGCTAATTTACAAAAAGCAGAAATTCTCGTCATTGGCGGAGGATACGGCGGAGCAACCGCCGCAAAATATCTGCGCTTATTCTCCAATAACACGGCAAAAGTAACCCTCATAGAACCAAACGCTTCTTTTGTTTCTTGCCCTTTATCCAATTTAGTCGTAGGCGGCTCCCGCACGCTTGCGGACATCACAACACCTTATGACAATCTCAGCAAACGACATGGTGTCAAGATGATTCAAGACACCGTCACTGGCATTGACCAAGCCAAGAAAATAGTCAAACTGGCTTCTGGCAAAACTTTGCGCTATGACAAAGCCATTGTTTCGCCTGGGGTGACCTTAATGATGAAGAGCATCGAAGGTTTGACGCAGGCCAATAAATCAGGCGCTACCTTGCCAGCCTGGAAGGCAGGTCCTGAAACGACTGCTTTACACAAGCAATTAGCCACTATGCGTGATGGCGGCACCTTTGCCATCAGCATTCCAGAAGCGCCGTATCGCTGCCCCCCCGGCCCTTATGAGCGGGCTTGTCAGGTCGCGAACTATCTCAAACAAAACAAACCCAAATCCAAAGTGCTGATCCTGGATGCAAACCAGGATGTGATCTCCAAGGGCGCTCTCTTTAAAAAAGTATGGGCCGAGCAGTACCCAGGAATGATTGAGTACTTACCAAAATACAATGTCACTGCGGTAGATGGAAAAACGAAAACGATTAAGTTCGAAGTGCAAGATGACATCAAGGCGGACGTTTTAAATCTACTTCCCGCTATGAGCGCCGGTGAAATCGCCGTCAAAACGGGTCTCGCCAATTCGAATGGGCGTTGGGTGAATGTCAATTACATCAACTTTGAATCCACAGCGCAAAAGGATATTCATGTGCTGGGCGACTCTATCCAAGTAGCCCAAGCCATGCCCAAGTCTGGACATATGGCAAACCAATATGCCAAAGTTGCCGCCGCGGCAATTGTGGCTGAACTCAGTGACTGGGAGGTAAACCCCGCGCCTGTGCTTACGAATACTTGCTATAGCTTTGTGAATGACAAAGAAGTCATTCATGTTGCAAGCGTGCATCAGTACAACGCAGCCGAAAAGACTTTCAAGCCGGTGCCTGGTTCGGGCGGCTTATCCCCTGCACCCTCAACACTGGAAGGTGTCTACGCCTGGGGTTGGGCTCACAACATCTGGGCAGATAGTCTGGGTTGA
- a CDS encoding phosphate-starvation-inducible protein PsiE, with amino-acid sequence MNMTPTSPKDSSKLEDAIERWTVPIENLFVSLFHRIALFSIGAATVWSAAVAFRGMVNKASISIEDLLLLFIYLEIGTMVGIYFKTNRMPVRFLIYVAITAVTRLIIDLVNTKHEADMPILFMGLTILILALANAVVRYASFKFPSRTGENE; translated from the coding sequence ATGAACATGACCCCTACCTCACCCAAAGATTCATCTAAATTAGAAGACGCCATTGAAAGATGGACTGTTCCTATTGAAAATTTATTTGTTTCTTTATTTCATCGAATCGCTCTATTTAGTATTGGCGCGGCAACCGTTTGGTCGGCGGCTGTTGCATTCCGAGGAATGGTCAACAAAGCATCGATCTCCATTGAAGATCTACTCTTGCTTTTTATCTATTTAGAAATTGGCACCATGGTGGGGATTTATTTCAAAACCAACCGCATGCCGGTGCGCTTCTTAATCTATGTAGCCATTACTGCAGTTACTCGCCTCATCATTGACTTAGTCAACACCAAACATGAAGCGGATATGCCCATCCTCTTTATGGGATTGACCATTCTGATTCTGGCTTTAGCCAATGCGGTGGTGCGCTACGCATCCTTCAAATTCCCCAGCAGAACTGGGGAAAATGAATAA
- a CDS encoding TAXI family TRAP transporter solute-binding subunit encodes MQSLGAIAYDPIWFFYRGPESKNGEIEAHSGHFKYLAKKTISIGVQGSGTYAQASRILDASGFDHLPQFVYLPDAEAVKALRSGKIDGAFIVDAYEAPNVQALLSDPNLHLVTFKRAEADVKIIPYLHILNVPQGSFDLKRNFPSQDMKLLATTTNLLVDDRMHPAIQF; translated from the coding sequence GTGCAATCTCTGGGCGCTATCGCTTACGACCCGATCTGGTTTTTTTATCGCGGTCCTGAAAGTAAGAATGGTGAAATAGAGGCGCATAGCGGGCACTTTAAATATTTGGCCAAAAAGACTATTTCCATAGGTGTGCAGGGTAGTGGCACTTATGCGCAAGCATCGAGGATTTTAGATGCATCAGGATTCGATCATCTTCCGCAGTTTGTATATCTGCCGGATGCCGAGGCGGTCAAAGCCCTAAGGTCAGGCAAAATTGACGGCGCTTTTATCGTGGATGCCTACGAGGCGCCAAATGTTCAGGCCTTATTGAGTGATCCTAATTTGCATTTGGTCACCTTTAAGCGCGCTGAGGCTGACGTCAAAATTATTCCTTACCTTCACATTTTGAATGTGCCTCAAGGATCATTTGACCTGAAGCGGAATTTCCCATCACAGGATATGAAGTTGCTTGCCACTACGACAAATTTATTGGTGGATGATCGTATGCATCCGGCGATCCAATTTTGA
- a CDS encoding chaperone modulator CbpM, with product MTQTNITWIEGQVVEDEVHMTMLELSHASRTPEDLIMTWVSEGVLSPAGSSPEDWRFSGDSLRRAKTAAHLTHDLELNVPGAALALDLLDEIAQLGARIQRGESIRNRIRIQSGLRAAPSAVASDPNQM from the coding sequence ATGACGCAAACCAATATCACCTGGATTGAAGGCCAGGTAGTTGAAGATGAAGTTCATATGACAATGCTTGAACTTTCACATGCTTCGCGTACTCCAGAAGACCTCATCATGACTTGGGTTTCAGAGGGCGTCTTAAGCCCCGCAGGATCCTCCCCTGAGGATTGGCGTTTTAGTGGCGACTCACTGAGAAGAGCCAAAACAGCAGCTCATCTCACTCACGATTTAGAGTTGAATGTGCCAGGCGCTGCCTTAGCGCTGGATCTGCTGGATGAAATTGCTCAACTCGGCGCGCGCATTCAGCGCGGAGAGTCAATAAGGAATCGAATTAGGATTCAGAGCGGCTTAAGAGCTGCTCCCAGCGCTGTAGCTTCAGATCCAAATCAGATGTAA
- a CDS encoding ATP-binding cassette domain-containing protein, with protein MALIVLTDAKLAFGHVDLLANTAFSLESGERVGLIGRNGTGKSSLLKILAGIEKMDDGLLQYQQGLRIAYVPQEPIFEAEETIFDAVSKGVAQAKALREEYEALTVGEWDDASHHRLDEVQSQLEAVSGWNWEQRVHETLDRLHLDAELKINTLSGGTKKRVALARALVEMPDVLLLDEPTNHLDLDSISWLEALLKKYQGSVILITHDRAFLDNVCTQIVELDRGILRSYPGNFTHYEVVKEQELSAESLANARADKLLTQEEVWIRKGVEARRTRSVARIARLEKLRTSRAERRDAMGQVKLAVSAGDRSGKIVADLQNVSKSYDRPIVKDFTDTILRGDKVGLLGPNGVGKTTLLQLILGTIAPDSGTATMGTRIEVAYFDQMREGLDLNASLEDYISPGSEWIEINGHKKHVKSYLSDFLFAPERTNSPVSTLSGGERNRLLLARLFARPANVLVLDEPTNDLDIDTLDLLEQLLQDYKGTVFLVSHDRYFLDNVVTSIIANEGDGFWREYDGGYEDWKIQKARLDKMRASSANGKSGEKVEARAEAKLEAKAEVKPVVKSGVQKLNGQERQALEALPIQIEALETEQADIGIAMSNPDLYKNEPELAASMQARVSEITSDLDLKLQRWEQLLSRSES; from the coding sequence ATGGCTTTAATCGTACTCACTGATGCAAAACTGGCTTTTGGCCACGTTGACCTCCTCGCAAACACCGCTTTTTCACTGGAATCCGGTGAGCGTGTTGGCTTAATTGGCCGAAATGGCACTGGTAAATCTTCTTTATTGAAGATCTTGGCTGGTATAGAAAAAATGGATGATGGCCTCTTGCAATATCAGCAAGGGCTGCGGATCGCCTATGTTCCTCAGGAGCCTATCTTTGAGGCCGAGGAAACCATTTTTGATGCGGTTTCTAAGGGCGTAGCGCAAGCAAAAGCCTTGCGTGAAGAGTATGAGGCGTTGACCGTAGGGGAGTGGGATGATGCTTCACACCATCGCTTAGATGAAGTGCAATCGCAATTAGAGGCTGTGAGTGGTTGGAATTGGGAGCAGCGGGTTCATGAAACTTTGGATCGCCTGCATCTCGATGCGGAACTCAAGATTAATACGCTTTCTGGAGGAACAAAGAAGCGGGTTGCCCTTGCTCGGGCTTTAGTGGAGATGCCTGATGTTCTTTTGCTTGATGAGCCGACCAATCATTTGGATTTGGATTCTATTTCTTGGTTGGAGGCTTTACTCAAGAAATATCAAGGCTCGGTCATTCTGATTACCCATGACCGCGCTTTCTTGGATAACGTTTGTACGCAGATTGTCGAGCTCGATCGCGGCATTTTGCGCAGCTACCCTGGCAACTTTACGCACTATGAAGTTGTAAAAGAGCAAGAGCTCAGTGCGGAGTCTTTAGCGAATGCTCGGGCGGATAAATTGCTGACGCAAGAAGAGGTATGGATTCGTAAAGGGGTTGAAGCGCGCCGTACACGCAGCGTTGCCCGCATTGCGCGCCTAGAAAAGTTACGCACCAGTCGTGCCGAACGTAGAGATGCTATGGGGCAGGTAAAGCTCGCAGTTTCTGCTGGCGATCGCAGTGGCAAGATTGTGGCTGATTTGCAGAACGTTAGTAAGAGCTATGATCGTCCGATTGTGAAAGATTTCACGGACACTATTTTGCGTGGTGATAAGGTCGGTTTGTTGGGCCCCAATGGTGTCGGTAAAACGACTTTGCTCCAGTTGATTTTGGGTACGATTGCGCCTGACTCTGGTACTGCAACCATGGGAACCCGAATTGAAGTGGCTTACTTTGATCAAATGCGAGAAGGTCTTGATCTGAATGCGTCGCTAGAGGATTACATTAGCCCGGGTAGCGAATGGATTGAAATCAATGGTCACAAAAAACACGTTAAGAGTTATTTAAGTGATTTCTTATTCGCGCCAGAGAGAACCAATTCCCCCGTTAGCACTTTGTCTGGTGGTGAACGTAACCGCTTGCTTTTAGCTCGCCTGTTTGCTCGTCCTGCCAATGTATTGGTATTGGATGAACCAACCAACGACTTGGATATTGATACTTTAGATTTGCTCGAACAACTCTTGCAAGACTATAAGGGCACTGTCTTCTTGGTCAGCCATGACCGCTATTTCTTGGATAACGTCGTCACTAGCATTATTGCGAATGAGGGTGATGGCTTCTGGCGCGAGTATGATGGCGGTTACGAAGATTGGAAGATTCAAAAAGCGCGTTTAGACAAAATGCGCGCATCCAGCGCTAATGGGAAGTCAGGAGAAAAAGTAGAAGCCAGAGCAGAGGCAAAGCTGGAGGCTAAGGCGGAAGTAAAGCCAGTTGTAAAAAGTGGGGTTCAGAAACTGAACGGTCAAGAACGTCAAGCACTAGAAGCTCTACCAATACAGATTGAAGCATTAGAGACTGAGCAAGCAGACATCGGTATTGCAATGAGCAATCCGGATTTATATAAAAATGAGCCCGAGTTGGCGGCGAGCATGCAAGCGCGCGTGAGCGAAATTACATCTGATTTGGATCTGAAGCTACAGCGCTGGGAGCAGCTCTTAAGCCGCTCTGAATCCTAA
- a CDS encoding ATP-binding protein, with the protein MTCKLTHSAPRLILFAGHAGTGKSTLAKKTLPLLIEKTGEDFFFLDKGTAYGAFSAHVMQLTTGNPNDRDSPYYLENLRDWEYQGPIDIARENLLLGVNVVLVGPFSKEIQSGEIFDAQARGLPPQTTIQIAWIDLEESEAKRRIEKRADPRDNWKLDRWKQYTKRRTEPPAHSALHRFDNSVFSESDFEKFMEDLV; encoded by the coding sequence ATGACCTGCAAATTAACCCATTCGGCACCCCGCCTCATTCTCTTTGCTGGGCATGCAGGCACAGGTAAATCCACATTGGCCAAAAAGACCTTGCCACTCTTAATTGAAAAGACGGGAGAAGATTTTTTCTTTCTTGATAAAGGCACGGCATATGGCGCCTTTAGCGCTCATGTGATGCAGCTAACTACTGGCAACCCAAACGATCGTGATAGCCCCTATTACCTCGAAAACCTACGCGATTGGGAATACCAAGGCCCCATTGATATTGCTAGAGAAAACTTGCTACTCGGGGTTAATGTGGTGCTCGTTGGACCCTTCTCAAAAGAAATTCAGAGCGGGGAAATATTTGATGCTCAGGCGCGTGGATTGCCACCACAAACTACTATTCAAATTGCCTGGATCGATCTAGAGGAATCTGAGGCTAAACGACGGATAGAAAAACGTGCTGACCCACGAGATAACTGGAAGCTTGATCGCTGGAAGCAATACACCAAGCGTAGAACTGAACCGCCAGCCCATTCTGCATTGCATCGATTTGATAACTCAGTCTTTAGTGAAAGTGATTTTGAGAAGTTTATGGAAGACTTAGTGTGA
- a CDS encoding OmpW/AlkL family protein produces MRAVDLLWQNGQTGAVQALNVKAKDQWIPEFDVSYFFTKNIAAELVLTWPQQVNITAGGANIGKITALPPSLLAQYHCTDLSAFKPYVGDGSNYTIFGNRQNFPGYTTAALQVEPSSVGFVGQIGADYMFDKNWGINVDVKYATIATNVQTVSNGANIGKLTLNPWMPAVGVTYKF; encoded by the coding sequence GTGCGCGCAGTGGACCTCCTTTGGCAGAATGGTCAAACTGGAGCTGTTCAGGCTTTGAATGTGAAGGCAAAGGACCAGTGGATTCCTGAGTTTGACGTTTCTTACTTTTTCACCAAAAACATCGCTGCTGAATTAGTGTTGACATGGCCACAACAGGTAAATATTACTGCTGGTGGCGCTAATATCGGCAAAATCACTGCATTACCACCTTCATTGCTGGCCCAATATCATTGCACGGACTTAAGCGCATTTAAGCCTTATGTTGGCGATGGTAGTAACTACACGATTTTTGGTAATCGCCAAAACTTCCCTGGCTATACAACCGCTGCATTACAGGTTGAGCCATCAAGCGTTGGTTTTGTAGGTCAAATTGGCGCAGATTACATGTTTGATAAAAACTGGGGTATTAACGTTGATGTGAAATATGCAACAATCGCTACTAACGTGCAGACTGTAAGCAATGGTGCAAACATTGGTAAGTTGACTTTGAACCCATGGATGCCAGCAGTTGGTGTGACTTATAAGTTCTAA
- a CDS encoding radical SAM protein, with translation MNLAANLSSIEEREVLFHPELLKKFDINGPRYTSYPGADRFHSDFSEADYLGALERVAKADEPLSLYFHLPFCPNICYYCGCNKIITKDHGRSAQYIKYLAKEMAMVTKAMGAQKKIPVTQLHWGGGTPTFLSHEEMIELMHHTREHFELSPGGGYSIAIDPRRVTEKDIALLAELGFNRISLGVQDFNLAVQEVVHRIQTIEETQAVMDWSRNMGSN, from the coding sequence GTGAACTTAGCAGCAAACCTTTCATCGATTGAAGAAAGGGAGGTGCTGTTTCATCCAGAGTTGCTGAAAAAGTTTGACATCAACGGGCCTCGCTATACCTCTTACCCCGGTGCCGATCGATTTCATAGCGATTTCTCTGAAGCAGATTACTTAGGCGCTCTAGAGCGAGTGGCCAAAGCGGACGAGCCTCTCTCTTTATATTTTCATTTACCGTTCTGCCCGAATATTTGCTATTACTGCGGCTGCAACAAAATCATCACTAAAGATCACGGTCGTAGCGCTCAATACATTAAGTATCTCGCCAAAGAGATGGCAATGGTTACTAAGGCCATGGGTGCCCAGAAGAAAATTCCAGTCACTCAGCTGCATTGGGGTGGTGGAACACCCACATTTTTATCTCATGAAGAAATGATTGAGCTCATGCACCATACTCGCGAGCATTTTGAGTTGTCGCCCGGCGGTGGGTATTCTATTGCGATTGATCCGAGGCGCGTTACCGAAAAAGATATCGCACTCTTGGCCGAGCTTGGCTTTAATCGGATTAGCTTAGGCGTACAAGATTTTAATTTGGCAGTTCAAGAAGTTGTGCATCGCATCCAAACGATTGAAGAAACCCAAGCGGTTATGGATTGGTCAAGAAATATGGGTTCAAATTGA